In Nicotiana tabacum cultivar K326 chromosome 17, ASM71507v2, whole genome shotgun sequence, one DNA window encodes the following:
- the LOC107773854 gene encoding uncharacterized protein LOC107773854: MRKKASGGEGERGEEGDNSSGKEGFNLLGKPRFKKLENGRYKCVETGHELPAHARESYAQSKHCRLGLIDAALSKNKPPLNMFDQDPFNRSKLICKLTGDTVNKSEEHVWKHMSGKRFLKMLEKKETENEIENGGLEKQAEKQGEDEAAKKTDSKASHRDKKKNKKKETEDASKIISEIRDSSGKNSDSEEDAEFWMPPAGERWDYDDGGDQWGSGSESGPEDDDANVEDGGIEEDNHDAGELSKRAKRMSLEIGPSSFASRKKKKKTSAT, from the exons ATGAGGAAAAAAGCAAGCGGAGGAGAAGGAGAAAGAGGAGAAGAAGGCGATAACTCCAGTGGGAAAGAAGGTTTCAATTTGTTGGGGAAGCCGAGATTCAAAAAGTTAGAGAATGGTCGCTACAAATGCGTGGAAACAGGCCACGAGCTGCCGGCGCACGCCAGGGAATCTTATGCTCAAAGCAAGCACTGCCGATTGGGTCTAATCGATGCTGCTCTTTCTAAAAATAAACCTCCTCTCAACATGTTCGACCAAGACCCTTTCAATCG GTCAAAATTGATATGTAAATTAACAGGAGACACAGTTAATAAGTCTGAGGAACACGTATGGAAGCATATGAGTGGGAAACGGTTCCTCAAAATGTTAG AGAAAAAggaaactgaaaatgaaattgaaaatgGAGGGCTAGAAAAGCAAGCAGAAAAgcaaggagaagatgaagcagctaAGAAGACAGATAGCAAAGCTAGTCATCGggacaagaagaaaaacaaaaagaaagaaacagaAGATGCTAGCAAGATTATATCAGAAATAAGGGATTCTTCTGGAAAGAACAGTGACTCGGAAGAAGACGCTGAATTTTGGATGCCTCCAGCTGGTGAACGTTGGGACTATGATGATGGAGGTGATCAATGGGGATCTGGTTCAGAATCAGGACCAGAAGATGATGATGCTAATGTGGAAG ATGGAGGAATTGAAGAGGATAACCATGATGCTGGAGAGCTTTCTAAGCG GGCAAAACGCATGTCCCTTGAGATCGGACCCAGTAGCTTTGCctcaaggaagaagaagaagaagaccagTGCTACATGA